ATGAACATGATCAGAGCTTTAATACACTCAGCCAGACCTGCAGCACTGCATGAGGAAGGGGGGTGGGGTCTATGAATGTCTCGTTTATAATCACATTTCTGGGCGCTTCAAACGGCCTTCTTGTGAATCATCAAGTTACCATTTTGACACTTCATATCACTTAAAATCTTCTAACTTCTTTATTTAGTTTCATCCATCTTTTTTGAAGAGCGAGTTTGAACCAGCGACCGAGTGAGTCAGATTTTCTGTtcttacatttttctttgtgatgTCCCGGACATCGTGGACGTACTGGATCTTTCCTTCATGTCTGACGACGCCCACCGAGATCGAGTCCTCGCACACTTCCGACGCCACGTACTGGTCCACCTTGAAACCCAGGTCTCTCAGAACCAGGTATCCTGTCAACACCAAAAATCAGAGGAGGGTTGTAGCAGTTTTTCCTGAAGCCCAAAAAGAACACCTTCAAAAGGTTTGTACCAGAAACCATCAAAACCGTCTTTAGATTCAAACGCTCGACTCATTTTAGAAGACTAAGAATAATTAATCATCGTTAACAGTTGTAGAGGAGTAACTCGTCTCAGAGCGTCGTCTCACCGGTGGCTATGCCGTCAAACAAGGAGAGGACTCTGATTGGTCGTCTCTGGTCTGCAGGGACTGCTGGGTACGTCTTTGGTGTctcctgaaagaaaaaaaaagattacgatatgaaatgtttcaacaccAGAATGTTTACAGCACTTTGAGTCTAATGCACATTTTCCAAAGGGGAAAATAAATCTTATCTTACGATTGTAACATGTTTAATAATGATGggtttttttcaaaaataaaaaaattgataaTGGAGAAGTCCTCGTAGCTCttcaattttaatttaattttccaAGTtgagaaccacacacacacacacctacacacacacacacacacacacacacctacacacacacacacacacacacacacacacacacacacacacacacacaccgatacATGTCGTCCTGTGACCTGCATTGTACTCAACATACGATACGCTTTATGGTCTCCTTCAGAAGACGTGTCTTGGACTCAGAGTgctaaacaaacaaagcagcCTCCACAGGAGAATTCATTGATGGGCTGTACGCTCAGATATGATTGgatgaagcgtttgtgctccGAGAATAAAAGTGCTGCTATGACAACAGTCTTTAAAAATGGCCGCTTtaaattttaatattttttgaagctgaaattttttcatgaatattttgaCTGCATCtgataaataacattttcagaGCGACTTACAAACTCCTGTCCGTTGTCGTTGGCAAAGAACTCCTGCAGCTTGAGGCTCCAGTCGTGCCGTTGTTTCAGCACGCCGTACTGCAGCTGCGGCTGGCACATGTAGCACCTCCACGGGTCCAGGTAGCGAGCGTTGTTGGACGCTCCGGGGTCGACCAGGATGTCCAGACAGTCCACGCAGAAACACCTGGAGGAGACACGAGACAAGGTGAACAACGGAAATACATCTTATATGATGTATGTGCCGATAgtgagtgtgtaagtgtgtgtgtgtgtgtgtgtgtgtgtgtgtgtgtgtgtgtgtgtatttgtgtgtgtgtgtgtgtgtgtgtgtgtgtatttgtgtgtaaatatgtgtgtgtgtgtgtgtgtgtgtgtgtgtgtgtgtgtgtgtgtgtatttgtgtgtgtgtgtgtgtgtgtgtgtgtgtgtatttgtgtgtaaatatgtgtgtgtgtgtgtgtgtatgtatttgtgtgtgtgtgtgtgtgtgtgtgtgtgtgtattcgtgtgtaaatgtgtgtgtgtgtatttgtgtgtaaatgtgtgtgtgtgtgcatttgtgtgtaaatgtttgtgtgtgtgtgtgtgtgtgtgtgtgtgtgtgtatatttgtgtgtaaatgtgtgtgtgtgtgtgtatttgtgtgtaaatgtgtgtgtgtgtgtgtgtgtgtgtgtgtatttgtgtgtaaatatgtgtgtgtgtatttgtgtgtaaatgtgtgtgtgtgtgtgtgtgtgtgtgtgtgtgtgtgtgtgtgtgtgtgtgtctgacctgcagCAGTTGGCGTTGCCACAGAGCAGAACCTCTCGGCCTCGGCCTCCGCAGCAGACGGTGCAGTAGGACTGATAACCGTCGTCATCGTACATGTAGGACATCTCCAGGTAGAcgtcctgaacacacacacacacacacacacacacacacacacacacacacacacacacacacacacacacacagagaataacaattattatttacattttgtggCGTTTGAACTCGTACTAGTTGGAGTACGATAGttgagttgtttgttttgatgtgtttctTCACCTTGCACGTTTGGCACAGGCCTCCTTCAAACAGCGGGTGGAAGGTCGCTGCCATCATCTTTCcacaagagagacagaaatctGCAGGAGCACAAACACGTCGGTCAGCAGGTGGAAGAGTGAACGTTAAATCTCACTCCTGACAGTTCAAGAAGAAACCCGCTGAACTCTCACCTTCTATACTTCTTTTATTCTTCAGGACTTCATTCACCATTTGTTCTGAGAGACGGAGACAGAGattatctgatcagacattaaggaaacatgaagtgctggcttctctgacaacaatgcagcagccagtatgtcctccttctaactttacattctgctcctgaatgctctggatttgtttggaccagagagggtaggtggttttaaggcgacccccccacacagccgttttggacgcccctcagtttgtcagatatgagagcagttatcaggtcaacaggtgttgcagtgatggaagagagagagaagtggttcagatagaagtgattgtacccgacctaaaaagcctctgcatgtttctaataagctccacgagcagaaacgtgctcaaactaggatcaatattggagatgcttttgaaaaatggagagaggttagaacacagaaaggtttacagacccatgcagagctggataaacactgaagcttcagagtccaccacatggtgacctgagtgagcatccactctagagaggaggggggggagacagctctctatgatgtttagaatttagactgcagtacccattttaaacactagggggcagagttacatactgctcctttaattatCAAGATATggcttcatgttgttttatatttatattaattgtGTGAGTCTGACACCAAGTTATACaaagataaaacacattatATATGCTGTATGACATAAATCAGGAAGTAATCGCTGTAGGAAAAACTCACTGAGATCAGATTTAACTCCTTCAAAAGGTAAAATCTGATTTAGAAAAACTACATGAAAACAGGGATAAAgtattttctaaataaagtGGGTGTGAACTGTACCTCTGCTGTAGGACTCCTCGGGGGCGGCCTTGTTCTTACAGAGACTGACTCTGGGCCGCTTGGCGCTGGGGAAATACTCAGGCAGGGAGACATCGAGGACCTGATGGTCCAGAGGGTTACTGCCTGCacggagacacaaagaaacactcTTATGTCAGGActcaatatgtgtgtgtgtgaaggttcAACAACAACTTCAGGTTTCTGTGGAAGCtaagaaaagtgctgcaagtCCGTcttgtctccatgacaacagtctgttgacaacggccgctgtatgaccgacactgctctgttactttttactgcatgttttatatttcagatcGTTTATTTCGGTGACGTCagcagcgcctttctgaaaagtgtttttatgtCATGTTTGACTCTAACAGCCTcattaataaagtatctatctgtATGTAAAGAGTGTGATGTCGCTGCCTTGCTCACTGGCTGTGTGTGTCGGTTTCAGTCCCTCCTCTCCTTTGGGCAGGAAGCCCCCGTTGGCCCAGTCCAGCATGGGTTTGACCTGGTCGTCTGGATTATCCGACTCACAGGGAGTGAACTTCTTCTCCGCCCGGATGCTGGCCAtcttcaagagagagagagagagagagagagagagagagagagagagagagagagagagagagagagtagagagagagagagagagagagagagagagagagagacagagagagagagagagagagagagagaggagatagagagagagagagagggagtgtcaAAACCTCAGAGACGCATTAAATAAAATTGTAGAAGACGTGTGTCCACATCCAACTCAGTGAACCTGTGTGatcatgtcagggtaacaacacaacacacacacacacacacacacacacacacacacacacacacacacacacacatatcacagTCTGTttgcagagacaggacagtggatagtacGGTGGCCGGTGGGGGTCAAtcgctcagcaactgatgaaaagacatacatttagaaaaatgcgcagcatatatagaaacgctgcacattgaaaaacaaatgcaaagacacaaacagcaaaagaaacaaacacgctgcaaataggcaaaacaactgcataagcatcaaacgcgTGTTTCAGCCTTTGTTTTtcaatgtgcagcgtttctatatatgctgcgcatttttctaaatgtatgtcttttcatcagttgctgagcgtttgacccctaccggccaccgtactATAGAGCTGGAAACCGaggctagagagagagagagcgggaaatgacatgcaggaaatgaacCCGGGTCGCCCACAGCCTCCGAACGTGGAGCACTCAAACCAACCACTTACCAACCGGAGCCACAAAGCAGAGCTTTATTAATAAACTCATGTTCCAAgtccaagaggaggaggaggatgagaagaagaagaagaagaaaggatgaTCAAATAGAAGACGAGGAAGTCAAAGAAGaatagtaaaaaaagaaagaaaaggagtgaaagaaaagaaagaaaggaggaggacaACGAGGTCCACGGGAAAAGAAGTGGAAGAAAGAAAGTGGAAAAGGAAGATAAACCTGAAGaggaagtagaagaagaaaggaaggaggaCGACGACCACGATGAGAAGACAATGACGAGGATGATGATCATAAAGAGGAAGttgtagaagaagaaggggaaaaaaagctagaagaaaaaaaggaagaaaactacaaaacaaagtagaaaagaagaagaagaagaggagcaacCAGATGAAGGCCTGCTGATCTTCACCCACATGTTCAAAcctatcttcttctttctcagaCTAAACTCCTTCAGTTACATGTGATAACGTTGAAGCTCACCTCCAGCGCCTGAAAGATGGCTCTGCGGTACGAGGCCAGCTTGGTGTAGGAGGCCTGACTGAAGAACTTGGCGAAGGCGGTGATGGAGTCCAGTTTGTCCGCTgaaacctgaaaacaaaaaacaacaaaaccacaTAAAGATCTGAGAGCGGTCacactccccccctctccctccctcccttccttttctcctctcccctcctcaccTCAGAGAACTTGCCGTCTCCGAACCACTGCAGCCACCTCATGCCGTGACTGGCCTGCGTTTGCCCGTAGCACGCCACGTCACCACGATGCCCGGCCACCAGGAGAAGCCCTTTATCTTCCCCCACACCAGCTCGCCGATACCAAAACCCTTATTGTCCTGGACGGAGGAGGAACACAGAGAAGGTAGAGTTAATGTTTAAACtgttcatctttgttttattaaaggagcagtatgtaactctgccccCTCCTCACTGATTGGATCTTTAAATCTACtacattaaagataaagataaactttattgatcccccatgggggaaatctttgcattacagcagctcaagaaaacaggacgggattattattaaaaataaaaatgtagttaATATCATCATTAGTGTGATGTCAATGTTTAATAAGGTAAATAAACCACCTTCACTTGCAGAAAAAGAATCAGGTGCCAAAACACAGCGGAGAGAATGCGGCATAGTTTGCCAGAAATACCTCCCTGTCTTGGTTTCTTCATAAAAAGAGGATTAATGATTAATGATATATGATTGAATGGATtaaaaaggagggagaggacactttctcctctctgcacAAGAGGTAAACATTAGAGGGAGAATATAATCACACCCAGATCCTGTTTTAATGAAGGATAATGACCTTTAATCATGACGAGTGAAAAGCCTCCAACGTCTTTAAAGTGAAGCCAAGGCTGAAGTCAAAGaggcaacacaaacaaagtgtCAGAGAAGTAGTCCTGATCTCAAAGGCTGACCTGGATACGAgaactttaaagtctttctatgtgatttttcacacttaaatatagaaatcaagtatctcctctgaaaataactctgtgagtcatgactgtctacaatgggtgtaacacccgagtcccactgtctgtgatgttttcagagttttcagagtcctatcttcactttgtttaccatcgccaggacggccggctgactcctcccctcgtgtataaaagttgtttaattgaggatctagagaaaagaagaataacatactgtactcacgcttaactgtgttttctagatcacgctcatttcaggtaaatttacatgcagtgtgaagatacgagcataataaagatcgctagcattagcatgctaacacaacaatgcagcaagagttgttttggtttcatttgatCTGCTggatcacatataaagcctttaagattctgtatgtttgaaacaaaaacatttctgaattgaCCTGATATCAAATGTGATGGTTTGTCCACCATCACTCCACACCTGTTGTAGTCCTGTTTGCTCAGGTGTTTCCACTTTCTGCAGGGACaatcttttgaaaaacacacatcCCCCCTCCTTTAAGTAACCCATTagtcttttctgtctgtctgtttgagaTTTATGTGTCCTTATGCTTGCAGATAAATCCTAGTTGAGCTCCTTCAGTCCGCCTTCAGAGAGAAAACCCATTAGGCTTTGTGATGGAGTCGGGCTCCCTTAGAGGacgctacgctctgctgagatCAGCCAGTGAagacacgcacagacacacacacagataaacacaaacagaggatAAGACTAACATGCACAAGTATGCAGAGAGAGTGTAAACACCAGAGGCTCTGGTGTGGTCACCCTGACCTCAATGAAACTATTGatacagagaaaacacagtCAGGAGTGTTTGTGGCCACCTGCACTCACACAAGGCCAGGTGGAGCGCtttaagagacaaacaaagaatCACTTCAGGACTTTATCAACAGATTTAAACATCctgcccttcttcttcttcttctttcattccTTTCATTTCTTTGAAGTATTTCCAACTTATAAATCTGCCCCTATGAGCGAGTCTGGTACGGTTATCtcatcagtcacacacacacacacacacacacacacacacacacacacactcgtcttACATTGTACTCGGGCTGGATTCAGAGCTGGACGAGGTGCTGATGCTCTGCGCCGAGTCTTGGAGTCTTGTTCCATCAGatccagagaggggggggcCTCAGGGACCGCCACGGATACAACGGCAGCCCGAGGACCAGcaacacactgagagagagggggggggggcaggagagagagagggggagaaggagagagagagagagagtgagaggagagagagagaaggagagggagagagagagagaagagagagagagggggggggagagtgagagagagagagacagagagagagagggggggagaagagagagagagggagtgagagagagagagagagggagagagagagtgagagagagacagagagagggagagagagagagggagagagagaaatagacagagagagagaggagagagagagagagagagagagagtgagagagagaaagagacagagagagagagagcggagagagagagaggagagagagagagagagacagagtgagagagagaaagagacagagagagagagagcggagagagagagaggagagaggagagagagaggagagagaggagagagagagagaggagagagagagagaggagagagagagaggagagagagagagagagagaggagagagagagaggagagagagagagaggagagagagagagagagagagagagagagaggagatggtTACTCATTTTACAAGGCGatataaaaagtttaaattggCATCAACGTGCTGCACGatgagatgtttttaaactcAGCTCTTGTAAAACTGCAGAGTAATAACATAATAGCAGCTCTTTAAAAGAACAATGCATGTGCTTTTGTTAGAGCATGTTTAGAATATTGCAGGTCATCCTCAAccgagaggtgagagagagaaagacaaacactGCAGGAGTAAAAGAGCGACACCAAAAGAAGAATCAttctacaaacacaaaaagaagagtCTTTCTGATGAGCTCAGGTATTCAAACGTCtcgatgtgcaggagtttttaaaagaagagtgtttgttgtttcaacCTGGATACGACCGCAGTCTTTGTGATTTCAGGCTCCTGCAGGATGTGGGAGAGTCAGGACTCAGATGACCCGTCCCCGTCT
This region of Labrus bergylta chromosome 12, fLabBer1.1, whole genome shotgun sequence genomic DNA includes:
- the LOC110004537 gene encoding LOW QUALITY PROTEIN: DNA (cytosine-5)-methyltransferase 3B-like (The sequence of the model RefSeq protein was modified relative to this genomic sequence to represent the inferred CDS: inserted 3 bases in 3 codons); this translates as MIMFEKESGQKVDQSTATAMPSNKYSAAIIMEESKNMTATAPVNGDTPPAENLSENDSGVELTNENSPLTAAEPPSPFSPKQNGDAASPQDDNECTRESRKRSRKKSEEEEESTWDSYSEEKSSGASQLGLRQTPRPRTIFQAGLTPHTHTKPRRQNRKQEHSVSLCVAGPRAAVVSVAVPEAPPSLDLMEQDSXDSAQSISTSSSSEXQPEYNDNKGFGIGELVWGKIKGFSWWPGIVVTWRATGKXQASHGMRWLQWFGDGKFSEVSADKLDSITAFAKFFSQASYTKLASYRRAIFQALEMASIRAEKKFTPCESDNPDDQVKPMLDWANGGFLPKGEEGLKPTHTASSNPLDHQVLDVSLPEYFPSAKRPRVSLCKNKAAPEESYSREQMVNEVLKNKRSIEDFCLSCGKMMAATFHPLFEGGLCQTCKDVYLEMSYMYDDDGYQSYCTVCCGGRGREVLLCGNANCCRCFCVDCLDILVDPGASNNARYLDPWRCYMCQPQLQYGVLKQRHDWSLKLQEFFANDNGQEFETPKTYPAVPADQRRPIRVLSLFDGIATGYLVLRDLGFKVDQYVASEVCEDSISVGVVRHEGKIQYVHDVRDITKKNLLEWGPFDLVIGGSPCNDLSIVNPARKGLYEGTGRLFFEFYRLLSEARPKEGENRPFFWMFENVVAMGVNDKRDISRFLECNPVMIDAIEVSAAHRARYFWGNLPGMNRPLCASGMDKLELQDCLEHGRVAKFGKVRTITTRSNSIKQGKDQHFPVLMNGKEDILWCTELERIFGFPVHYTDVSNMGRGARQKLLGRSWSVPVIRHLFAPLKDYFACE